A single region of the Vicia villosa cultivar HV-30 ecotype Madison, WI linkage group LG4, Vvil1.0, whole genome shotgun sequence genome encodes:
- the LOC131600177 gene encoding transcription factor bHLH92-like, with translation MDPFFPENLLLGDVFWDEQPLLSTSNFVQTQPCPIQNPSAFVQYRDQQPKISLGKQSSLKGSNSHSMNKRMFAFLRKSLPVERSKVADCERERGFKHMISERMRRQRQRQCCLNLHSVLPHGTKTDNNSVVQTAAKEIRRLQGYKEELERKNFVLEGNIEERKLQHLRVTYSSTSGIDSIVETLKLLKGHGVDTRRIKTDFSHQEFFAVLEIETEIGEDDVADAVKRTLDELEWKFHSHVQEGSQKQILHPF, from the exons atGGATCCTTTTTTTCCTGAGAATCTTCTTCTAGGTGATGTTTTTTGGGATGAACAACCTCTTCTTTCAACAAGTAATTTTGTTCAAACACAACCTTGTCCTATACAAAATCCAAGTGCTTTTGTTCAATATAGAGACCAACAACCCAAGATTAGTTTAGGAAAACAAAGTTCTTTAAAAGGCTCCAATTCACATTCCATGAACAAGAGAATGTTTGCATTTTTGAGAAAAAGTTTGCCGGTAGAGAGAAGTAAAGTAGCTGATTGCGAAAGAGAACGTGGCTTCAAACACATGATTAGTGAAAGAATGAGAAGACAAAGACAGAGACAGTGTTGCCTCAACTTACATTCagttttacctcatggaaccaaa ACAGATAATAATTCAGTAGTTCAAACAGCAGCTAAGGAAATTAGAAGGCTGCAAGGATACAAAGAGGAATTAGAGAGGAAAAACTTTGTGCTCGAAGGAAATATCGAGGAAAGAAAATTGCAGCATTTGAGAGTGACATATTCATCTACATCTGGAATTGATTCTATAGTTGAGACACTAAAATTGTTGAAAGGACATGGTGTGGATACTAGAAGGATCAAGACAGATTTTTCTCATCAGGAATTTTTTGCAGTCTTGGAGATAGAAACTGAG attggagaagatgatgtggCAGATGCTGTTAAGAGAACACTTGATGAACTTGAGTGGAAGTTTCATTCTCATGTCCAAGAAGGTTCTCAAAAGCAAATATTACATCCATTTTAA